The DNA region CCACCTTTACCCCTACATGATTCAGCTATCTTCGTTAGGAATGAGCGTATCTCCTCAACCGAGCTCTCGTCACCGCGCTGCATAAGCTCCACAAAGCGCTCAGAACTCATATTTAAGCCAAACTCACTATTAATCCTCGACACCAAGAGTTTAATTAAAACTTTAGCGCCAACCCCAAAAACCCTCTCCAGCTCGCGGTAAAAGGCTCCGGGATCCTCCCAAAACACCTCAAACGGATCCCGGCCCAAACCCCTACGCAGAAAGAATAAAGCAGCCTCACTGGCAGACTCGCCAAGTGAAGAATAAAAGATCCGCTTACAAACCTCACGGAAGTTCTCAATAATAGAATGAATAGGTTTCGACATGATGCCTCAATAATAAAAAGTCATTTCATATATATATATACGTTATTAACGCTAATAATATTCAGCCAATTTTACCCCATAACCCAAATGAAATGATGTGGAATTAAGGAGGACTGTGTTTAACTAAAAGCATCCAAAAATAAGCCTATGAGACCGCAATACTCAATAGCTCATTTGCCATTTTAAGAGATTATTTTTATTTCTGGCATCTAGCCTACACTTAAAGTATTCCAGAAATAGTGCTATTTTCCGCATTTAACTTCTTTTTGATATTCGACGTAGGAGTAGATTATTGTGTAGGCTGCGGCGAATATTATTGGGGCTAGGATTAGGATGAATGCGTGCTCTTGGATTAATGCACCCAGCATGGCGATCACCCCAGCGGCCTTAAAGAGCTTTCCTCCAAGCCTATGGGTCTTCTCCCAAACCCTGTCGCTACTCAATGTCCATGGAGTCCTTATCCCAATAAACCAGTTCCTCCTAGAGTTCTCGCATAGAATCCCAATATAAAAGAATAGTAGCCCAACACCTATTGGAACAGTAGTAGCCGGGCTCACCCTCACCCCAATGTTCCAGAGGATCACCTGCAAATGTATGGAGAAGAGGAATAAAGAGAAGAGTATGATGAACCCATCATAATATTTTCTAAACGCCATAATATTCTCCCTCAGTGGGTCTATTCTTGGAACAGCAATAAGAAGAAGGGCAACGCCAGCAAAGATAATGGGGAGGAGGAATAAACCCCAGAGCTTTGGGAGGTATCCGTCAACTTCACCCCTAACGTTCCAGTGGCTGGCAACCTTCTCCGGCATCAAGGGATACAGGCAAACACTAACACAAAGAGACAATGCAGCCAATACGAGGACAAACACTTCGCTTTTATTAATCCTCATAGGCAGCCCCAAAGTACTTATATAAACCTAGAGAAAGGCAGCTGATAATTAAGTATTTCTTCAAAGAATGGGCAGAAACATAAGTGCTTGAATAAGGGTGAGCCTTAACCCTCTGCCATTTGTAATTTGAAGAGCAACCATGTATCATTAAAGGTTAGGTTTCTTTCCAAATTCCTCGAAGCTCACTATCTCCTCTAGGTTCTTACGCTTTCTAATTAAATGGAGTATTCTGCCCTGAATATCTATCTTCTTACGTGGGTATCCTAGGGCAAGTAGGGCTACTACACGATAATCGTCCGGTATCTTAAGCATTTCTTTAACCTCCTCCTCATTGAAGCTGCCGACCCAGCATGTCCCAAGCCCCTCAGCCGTCGCAGTCAAAACCATGTTCTGCATAGCTATCGCAACATCAACCATAAACCATCTTGGAGAAGCCCTCTGGTTCCCGCAGCCGACGATGACGACCGGAGCTTCCTTTAGAAAGCCGGCGAAGGGCGCTCTGGCAAGCTTCTCCCTCTTCCCGACATCAGTCACGACTATAAAGTGCCAGGGCTGAATATTCCCTGCAGAAGGCGCAAGCCTAGCCGCCTCCAAAATCTTCCCCAAAATTTCCCTAGGAACAGGCGTTGGCTCATAAGCCCTAACAGAACGCCTCTTCTGGATAGCCTCAAAAACATCCATGTATCACACCAGATTAGATAATCGTAAATTACAATTAATTCTTATTAAAGCACACAGATAAATTATAAAATTGACAGATGAGGAGACTTTGACAGTCTTCAAAACCTGGTAGGAAGATGTTTTGATATAGTTAGAGGCTTATCTCGGAAAATCTGCATTTTTATGATTTGTTTTTAGGAGTATATGGTTTGAATTTCATTTCGGAGAGTATGTTTGATGGGTCTAGCTCTGCTTTCTTGACGTTGAAGCTTCTGCCATATGTCTTTGCCTTAGTTACTGGTAGTAGGAAGACTTTTATCTCCCCATTCTCGGGGTGATCCTTACATAGGCGAAGTATGGTTCAGCATTCCACCTCTCAGCAGCCCCCTCTATCTTGCTCCAGTCAGCATTCACATTATCCAAGACCCTCTCTTTTATTCGTTCACGGGTCCTAACGCTTATCGCTATATTTCTATCCTTTGGGAAGAGCGCCCCATCCTTGTCTACACAAAGGAGATCTACCCCCTCAGTTTTAACTAAGCTTAGGTTAACACCAAACCTCGACCTAAGAAACCACGCGAGCAGATACTCACCAAAATCCCCCAAAAGCTTAGTCCTAGTCTGCTCGCTCATGGGCTGGTCTCTCTAAAAGGCTTTTAGGCCTTTGCCTCCATATAGGATACGATCCTCCTAAATTCCTCCGGTAGCGTTGAGACCTCCTTCTCCATAATCTTTAGGTTCCTTGTGTTTGAGACAACTATCAGCTTCTGTACCGTGGGGTTGTTCTTAGCCTTCATTAGGTTTAGTATCGCTGAGTCTATTGAACCAGCCCTACGAACCTCGAAGACGTAATTTACTACACCGAGGTTTCCAATCCTAGCCCCCAAACAACATCAACCCTAGCACCGCTGGCTATGGAGACTTCGCTCTCAGCCTCAAACCCGAGCCCCGCACCCAAGGCAACAAGCTTCTCAACAATCTCATCCTTCACGCTAAACTCATATTCGCTGGACTTAAAAAAGATGGGGAATGGAATTGAACCCGGAGAACTGGTGCCGCGGGCCGGACTTGAACCGGCGACAGCCCGGTTTCAGACGGGGTTTGTTTGGTTCTTCAGCCGGGTGCTCTCCCACTGAGCTACCGCGGCTGCCCAATATATTTTTTCTTACCTTACATATAAATTTTTTAGATTTTAAGCTTGTATGGATCCACCCTTTTATTACTTGTTCTCTCAGAGAAATATTTTTCCGGGGGAGAAGCGTGCAAATATATAGAAGAGGCTGGTGTTCATCTTTGACTGATATTGGTGGTGCAGATTTTAAGCGGATTCTTGAGGTTTCTCTCAAGATGCTTGAGAAGTATCCACTATGTGATTATTGTTTAGGTAGACAATTCGCTTTCTTAGGGTTTGGAGTGGATAATTGTGATAGGGGTAAGTCT from Candidatus Bathyarchaeia archaeon includes:
- a CDS encoding SdpI family protein, encoding MRINKSEVFVLVLAALSLCVSVCLYPLMPEKVASHWNVRGEVDGYLPKLWGLFLLPIIFAGVALLLIAVPRIDPLRENIMAFRKYYDGFIILFSLFLFSIHLQVILWNIGVRVSPATTVPIGVGLLFFYIGILCENSRRNWFIGIRTPWTLSSDRVWEKTHRLGGKLFKAAGVIAMLGALIQEHAFILILAPIIFAAAYTIIYSYVEYQKEVKCGK
- a CDS encoding nitroreductase family protein, which produces MDVFEAIQKRRSVRAYEPTPVPREILGKILEAARLAPSAGNIQPWHFIVVTDVGKREKLARAPFAGFLKEAPVVIVGCGNQRASPRWFMVDVAIAMQNMVLTATAEGLGTCWVGSFNEEEVKEMLKIPDDYRVVALLALGYPRKKIDIQGRILHLIRKRKNLEEIVSFEEFGKKPNL